TTCAAACGGATATTGACGGTGTTTTTGCCGCGCTTTCCGACAGAGTGAAGGAGTACAGTCTGACGGTGAGTGATACTCTGCATGGCCAGCTTCAGGTCTTTGATTCTGACATAGGTACCGCTATGGGAAGCATCGGCGCCGGCGTTGATGAAATAAAAGGCGCCGTTGAGGAAATAAACGACGCCGTCGGTAATCTAGCCCATGAGCTTCAAAAAATTAAGAGGCAGTAGATTGGGCAATGAGAAAAAGAATCTATAAACATGTTTCCGGCTCAGATGAAGATTGTTTTACAATTAGTATCAGTGACCTAATGGCAGGGCTTCTCAGCATTTTTATTCTTGTTCTCATCGCCTTTGCTTTAAACTTTAAAGCACATAACGACAAACTGATTAGCAACCAGGAGATACGTACCCAGATGCTTGAGAGAATAGACAGGGAGCTAAAGGGACAAAATATCCTTAGTATTGAGGTTAAAAAGGATATAGGCGTTATAAATTTTCCAAGCACCTCGTTATTTACAAAGGGAAACGACAAACTCTCCCCACAAGGGCAGACTTTGATCAAAAAATTTACTATTATCCTGTACAAAGTATTAAATGATGAAAATTATAAGGGCAAAGTTGAAACTGTTTTCATAGAGGGGCATACGGACGGCGACAATTATGCGACGCAGCTTGAGCGCATTGGGCGTGACAACTGGTGGCTTTCAACCCAGCGCGCTATCGCCACCTGGAAACTGATGAAGGCTACGAAAAAAGAGGTGGAGTCGGAGCTGAAAAACAGCAGCGGACAGCCCCTTTTTTCCTGCAGTGGTTATGCCGATACGAGACCTCTTGCAGTTGAGACGCAGGGCGGCAAGCAGGTTCAAGAGGCGGCAAAAGAGAGAAACCGCCGTATTGCTTTCCGCATCACTATGATGCCGCCGAAGGCCGAAGTATTCTCAACGGAAAACCCCGATATAAAAAACCAGGAAGATAAATGATGTTTGATAATCTGAAAGAACTTCTCAAAGTATCTTATCAAGCGCCAGGTGCTCCATGTTTTGTACCAGTACGGTCAAAAATAAAAGAGGCGTCCGTGGAGCTTGTGGAGCGTTTTGAGGAGGTAAAGCCTCTTTCTCCCACCAATATGAAGGAAATTTATTCTAGGTGTCTGCACGCTTGGCAGAGCGGAGATCACTCGCTTCTTCCATTTGCACAGACCAAATATATTCCGGGCGTGTTGTTTGTTGGAGAAAACATGGATTCTCCAATAAATAA
The window above is part of the Cloacibacillus sp. genome. Proteins encoded here:
- a CDS encoding OmpA family protein yields the protein MRKRIYKHVSGSDEDCFTISISDLMAGLLSIFILVLIAFALNFKAHNDKLISNQEIRTQMLERIDRELKGQNILSIEVKKDIGVINFPSTSLFTKGNDKLSPQGQTLIKKFTIILYKVLNDENYKGKVETVFIEGHTDGDNYATQLERIGRDNWWLSTQRAIATWKLMKATKKEVESELKNSSGQPLFSCSGYADTRPLAVETQGGKQVQEAAKERNRRIAFRITMMPPKAEVFSTENPDIKNQEDK